In Methanomicrobium antiquum, one DNA window encodes the following:
- the cas4g/cas1g gene encoding CRISPR-associated endonuclease Cas4g/Cas1g has product MRKISEFEMPDLIPARMLNEFTYCPRLCYIEWVEGEFEDNADTVDGRFQHRRVDQSQGVVPNPEEVADFTARSVDISAHEIGIVCRLDLIEGKDGHVIPVEYKRGYVPKIEGGAYESDKVQLCAQGLALKENGYECNEGLIYFVKSKQKVQITFNELLVNRTKQLINNLRLMIASEKIPSPLVESSRCVRCSLAGICLPDEINFLKNPENRNEEIPQVRKFLPPRDDQIPLYVTGYGQTVRKKGERLEVWSNRDKTGEVKIRELSQISLYGSADITSPAFTEILQRNIPINYFSYGGWFYGFSQGNSHKNVELRIKQFAFAEDKKRSLKLAQMFVYGKILNSRTILRRNDGEVSDEILKSLKKLASDAKSSNSLQTLLGIEGGAAQIYFSRFNNLLKSDDSWYSFENRNRRPPKDPVNTVLSYLYGVMVKEFFVTLNTTGFDPYLGFYHQPRYGRPALALDMMEEFRSIIADSVTFTLFNNGELSERDFISRGLGVTLTPTGKKAVLRGYERRISTEVKHPLFGYKVSYRRIFEVQARLLSRVLHGEIDVYPPFLTR; this is encoded by the coding sequence GTGAGAAAAATTAGTGAATTTGAAATGCCGGATCTTATTCCTGCCCGTATGCTCAACGAATTTACTTATTGTCCAAGATTGTGCTATATCGAATGGGTTGAGGGGGAATTTGAGGATAATGCTGATACCGTTGATGGCAGATTCCAGCACAGGAGAGTTGATCAAAGCCAGGGCGTAGTTCCCAATCCTGAAGAAGTTGCAGATTTTACAGCAAGATCTGTTGATATTTCTGCACATGAAATCGGCATTGTATGCCGACTTGACCTTATTGAGGGCAAAGACGGACATGTAATTCCTGTTGAATATAAACGCGGTTACGTTCCAAAAATTGAAGGGGGGGCATATGAATCAGATAAAGTTCAGCTTTGTGCCCAAGGCCTTGCACTTAAAGAGAATGGGTACGAGTGTAATGAAGGACTAATTTATTTTGTCAAATCAAAACAGAAAGTTCAGATAACTTTCAATGAATTATTAGTCAACCGGACAAAACAACTCATCAATAATTTGAGATTGATGATTGCTTCAGAAAAAATCCCTTCGCCACTTGTAGAGAGTTCCAGATGTGTCCGGTGCTCTCTTGCAGGAATATGCCTTCCGGATGAGATCAATTTCCTGAAAAATCCTGAGAATAGGAATGAGGAAATACCACAGGTAAGAAAATTTCTTCCTCCGAGAGATGACCAAATTCCTCTTTATGTAACAGGCTATGGTCAGACAGTGAGGAAAAAAGGTGAGAGATTAGAGGTATGGTCAAATCGAGACAAAACAGGTGAGGTGAAAATCAGGGAATTGTCACAAATCTCCCTTTATGGAAGTGCAGATATAACATCACCCGCATTTACAGAGATTTTGCAAAGAAACATTCCGATAAACTATTTTTCTTATGGAGGATGGTTTTATGGATTTTCTCAGGGAAATTCTCATAAAAATGTAGAACTAAGAATTAAACAGTTCGCTTTTGCAGAAGATAAAAAAAGATCTTTAAAACTGGCTCAGATGTTTGTTTATGGGAAAATTCTTAATTCCAGAACAATTTTACGCAGAAATGATGGAGAAGTTTCTGATGAAATTTTAAAATCGCTGAAAAAACTTGCCAGTGATGCCAAATCATCCAATTCCTTGCAGACACTGTTGGGAATTGAAGGAGGAGCCGCTCAGATTTATTTTTCAAGATTTAATAATCTTCTAAAATCAGATGATAGCTGGTATTCTTTTGAAAACCGAAATCGCAGACCTCCAAAAGATCCGGTAAATACTGTTCTTTCCTATCTTTATGGGGTGATGGTCAAGGAATTTTTTGTAACTCTTAACACAACAGGTTTTGATCCATATCTGGGCTTTTACCATCAGCCACGTTATGGCAGACCTGCACTTGCATTAGATATGATGGAAGAGTTCAGGTCAATAATTGCGGATTCGGTTACTTTTACATTGTTTAATAATGGAGAATTATCTGAAAGGGATTTCATCTCAAGAGGTCTTGGAGTAACATTAACTCCCACAGGCAAGAAAGCCGTTTTGAGAGGTTATGAAAGAAGAATAAGCACCGAAGTAAAGCATCCTTTGTTTGGATATAAAGTTAGTTACAGGCGGATTTTTGAAGTTCAGGCAAGGCTATTATCCCGTGTATTACATGGAGAAATTGATGTATATCCTCCTTTTTTAACAAGGTGA
- the cas2 gene encoding CRISPR-associated endonuclease Cas2, with protein MGKLRVYIVSYDISDSKRLYRVHKTMKGFGEPVHYSVFRCNLSDKDKIELIAILSEIIKHDEDRIMIIDLGFLDGYVDRRISLIGVHPEEDNNESAIIV; from the coding sequence TTGGGAAAACTTAGAGTGTATATTGTCAGTTATGATATATCAGATAGTAAGAGGCTTTACAGGGTTCACAAAACAATGAAAGGATTTGGAGAACCGGTTCACTATTCTGTTTTCAGATGTAATCTCTCAGATAAAGATAAAATTGAATTAATTGCAATATTATCAGAAATTATAAAGCATGATGAAGACAGGATTATGATTATTGATCTAGGTTTCCTTGACGGTTATGTTGACAGAAGAATCAGTCTAATCGGGGTTCACCCAGAGGAGGATAATAATGAATCGGCAATCATTGTATGA
- a CDS encoding ATP-binding protein, whose protein sequence is MSQLNAGENFVDRNDELEFLNRHYNSENPEFVIIYGRRRVGKTTLIFRFLQDNPGFYFMASEEGRESNIRDFASVAGDYLNDPDFKRINYPGWESLFKSLLNHRNFYNSSGRKVVIIIDEFSYLISKDSGVPSTFQKIWDLLLKNENVMLIVSGSSVSTMETEVLGYKSPLYGRRTGQWQVEPLFYPYIREFLPYSEEELVMVWSVVGGVPAYLQLFNSKAEFFDNVLQQMINKGSYLYLEAEILLRYEFREAGNYISILRALSSGYTTLSSICQATGLDKSMVSKYLSVLTNLHIILDEAPVTAHAGFRKRHYRILDPYLNFWFAVIYPHRMEIETKKGSEVLMSVKNQMSSYFGKMFENLCMDLVRCGFFFDDFSFSRLGRWWFKENEIDIAGLDEKSDTLLLCECKWMSLSERQARGILKALKEKSSHVKWRNDKRTEVYGLIAKEISGKKKLRGEGYSVFDLEDLREESERFLKERGFSGKRV, encoded by the coding sequence CTTCAGATTTTTGCAGGATAATCCCGGTTTTTATTTTATGGCCTCGGAAGAGGGAAGAGAGTCTAACATCAGGGATTTTGCCAGTGTTGCAGGAGATTATCTTAATGATCCTGATTTTAAGCGTATAAATTATCCCGGTTGGGAGAGTCTTTTTAAATCTCTTCTAAACCACAGAAATTTCTACAACTCATCAGGTAGAAAGGTTGTAATAATTATTGATGAGTTTTCATATCTTATTTCAAAAGACTCCGGTGTTCCTTCTACATTTCAGAAAATATGGGATCTTTTACTTAAAAATGAGAATGTAATGCTGATTGTATCAGGCTCTTCTGTAAGCACGATGGAGACCGAAGTGCTTGGATATAAGAGTCCGCTATATGGCAGAAGAACCGGACAGTGGCAGGTTGAACCTCTTTTTTATCCATATATCAGGGAATTTCTGCCATACAGTGAAGAGGAGCTTGTTATGGTATGGTCGGTTGTCGGCGGTGTTCCTGCTTATCTTCAATTATTCAATTCAAAAGCGGAATTCTTCGATAATGTTCTTCAGCAGATGATAAACAAAGGTTCATATCTTTACCTTGAGGCTGAGATACTGCTTCGTTATGAGTTTCGTGAGGCAGGTAACTACATCTCTATTCTTCGTGCTTTATCATCCGGATACACAACTCTCTCTTCTATTTGTCAGGCAACAGGGCTTGATAAAAGCATGGTCTCAAAATACTTGTCAGTTCTTACAAATCTGCACATAATTTTAGATGAGGCACCGGTAACTGCTCATGCCGGATTTAGAAAGAGGCATTACAGAATTTTAGATCCGTACCTTAATTTCTGGTTTGCAGTTATATATCCGCACAGGATGGAAATTGAGACAAAAAAAGGGTCTGAGGTGCTAATGTCAGTAAAAAATCAGATGTCTTCATATTTTGGAAAGATGTTTGAGAATCTCTGCATGGATCTTGTAAGATGCGGATTTTTCTTTGATGATTTCTCATTTTCACGCCTTGGCAGATGGTGGTTTAAGGAGAATGAAATAGATATTGCCGGCCTTGATGAAAAATCAGATACTCTTCTTCTCTGCGAGTGCAAATGGATGAGTCTTTCTGAAAGACAGGCAAGGGGTATCTTAAAAGCTCTTAAGGAAAAGTCATCTCATGTCAAATGGAGAAACGATAAGAGGACTGAGGTTTACGGCCTTATTGCAAAGGAGATTTCTGGAAAAAAGAAGCTTAGGGGTGAGGGTTATTCTGTCTTTGATTTGGAGGATTTAAGAGAGGAGAGCGAGAGGTTTTTGAAAGAGAGAGGGTTTAGTGGGAAAAGAGTTTAG